From the Microbacterium sp. W4I4 genome, one window contains:
- a CDS encoding DUF58 domain-containing protein, whose translation MMCAVRCGCCRHSPPASICRPAWPRLRELDGNTSIQVRGQGTEFDSLREYVRGDDIRSIDWRATARAGTTMLRTWRPERDRQVVIIVDTGRTSAARVGDSTRLDASLEAALLLAALASRAGDHVHLLMYDRVTRARVSGVDGAALLPALTDAMAPVHARLVDTDWAGAFAAVRTLTTRPSLIVVLTAQDAAESARGFLGAFPDASRATTLLVGSATDDSIVQLARRRDSRIDVYLAAAAEQTISDAQVVADAVRRAGGEAIATDPDSLPPRIADRYLELKAAGRL comes from the coding sequence ATGATGTGCGCGGTGCGCTGCGGGTGCTGCCGGCATTCACCTCCCGCAAGCATCTGCCGTCCCGCCTGGCCACGGCTGCGCGAGCTGGATGGGAACACCTCCATCCAGGTCCGCGGGCAGGGCACGGAGTTCGACTCGCTGCGCGAGTACGTGCGCGGCGACGACATCCGCTCGATCGACTGGCGCGCCACCGCGCGCGCCGGAACGACCATGCTGCGCACCTGGCGTCCCGAGCGCGACAGGCAGGTCGTGATCATCGTCGATACGGGCCGCACCTCGGCGGCGCGCGTGGGCGACAGCACGCGTCTGGACGCGTCGCTGGAGGCCGCGCTGCTGCTGGCCGCCCTCGCCTCGCGCGCCGGCGACCACGTGCACCTGCTGATGTACGACCGCGTCACCCGCGCCCGGGTCAGTGGCGTCGACGGTGCGGCGCTTCTTCCCGCGCTGACGGATGCCATGGCCCCCGTGCACGCCAGGCTGGTCGACACCGACTGGGCGGGAGCCTTCGCCGCCGTGCGCACACTGACGACGCGCCCCTCGCTGATCGTCGTGCTGACGGCGCAGGACGCCGCGGAGTCCGCACGGGGCTTTCTGGGTGCGTTCCCCGATGCCTCCCGCGCGACGACGCTGCTGGTGGGCTCCGCCACCGATGACTCGATCGTGCAGCTCGCCCGTCGCCGCGACTCCCGTATCGACGTCTATCTGGCGGCCGCAGCCGAGCAGACCATCAGCGACGCGCAGGTGGTGGCGGATGCGGTGCGCCGTGCCGGCGGCGAGGCGATCGCCACGGATCCCGACTCTCTTCCTCCGCGCATCGCAGACCGCTATCTGGAGCTCAAGGCGGCCGGGCGTCTGTGA
- a CDS encoding MoxR family ATPase yields the protein MHRVRTEVDKAVIGQAGTVTGLLVALLARGHVLLEGVPGVAKTLVVRSFARAIGLDTKRVQFTPDLMPGDVTGSLVYDARTGEFEFRAGPVFTNILLADEINRTPPKTQAALLEAMEERQVSADGLSRPLPDPFLVAATQNPVEHEGTYTLPEAQLDRFLMKLVVGMPERDAEVAVLRLHAGGFSPRLLTGVQAVVSADEIRAAQDAAARVQVTDDVLGYVVDLARATRLSPSVELGASPRASTALLAAAKAWAWLNASSAVTPDHVQTMLMPVWRHRLSLRPDAQMEGVSPDAVLQSVVQQTRVPI from the coding sequence ATGCACCGCGTCCGCACCGAGGTCGACAAGGCGGTGATCGGGCAGGCCGGTACCGTCACCGGACTGCTGGTCGCTCTGCTCGCCCGCGGCCACGTGCTGCTGGAGGGCGTGCCCGGCGTCGCCAAGACGCTGGTGGTGCGCAGCTTCGCCCGGGCGATCGGTCTGGACACCAAGCGGGTGCAGTTCACCCCCGACCTGATGCCAGGTGACGTGACCGGCTCGCTCGTCTACGACGCGCGCACCGGCGAGTTCGAGTTCCGCGCGGGCCCCGTGTTCACCAACATCCTGCTCGCCGACGAGATCAACCGCACGCCCCCGAAGACCCAGGCGGCACTGCTGGAGGCCATGGAGGAGCGTCAGGTGTCGGCCGACGGTCTGAGTCGTCCGCTGCCGGATCCCTTCCTCGTGGCCGCCACGCAGAACCCCGTCGAGCACGAGGGCACCTACACGCTGCCCGAGGCGCAGCTGGACCGCTTCCTCATGAAGCTCGTGGTCGGCATGCCCGAGCGCGACGCCGAGGTCGCCGTTCTGAGGCTGCACGCCGGAGGATTCTCGCCGCGTCTGCTGACCGGTGTGCAGGCTGTGGTCAGCGCGGACGAGATCCGCGCCGCGCAGGATGCCGCGGCGCGGGTGCAGGTGACCGACGATGTTCTGGGCTATGTCGTCGACCTCGCCCGCGCCACCCGCCTGTCGCCGTCGGTGGAGCTGGGAGCGAGCCCCCGCGCATCGACCGCGCTGCTGGCCGCCGCCAAGGCATGGGCCTGGCTGAACGCGTCCTCTGCCGTCACCCCCGATCACGTGCAGACCATGCTCATGCCCGTCTGGCGGCACCGGCTGTCCCTGCGCCCCGACGCGCAGATGGAGGGCGTGTCGCCGGATGCCGTGCTGCAGTCGGTCGTGCAGCAGACCCGAGTTCCCATCTGA
- a CDS encoding DUF4129 domain-containing protein, whose product MIALPLDVLIPEGDEARRWAEQELAKQEYQAAKPTWFDDLISGIVTWFFGLFTERGAGGLAPVAVTVIVIVIVAALMVALLVWGRPRASQTVRRRRDLLGERDDRTAAQLRAEAERRAREQDWDEAVVLRYRALARDLMERDLIDPAPGATAQGIAREASTPFPAFGEHLHSAATAFDAVRYLRTAASEADYRTLAATDDDVRAAQPAVPAVEAVPA is encoded by the coding sequence ATGATCGCCTTGCCCCTCGACGTCCTCATCCCCGAAGGGGATGAGGCCAGACGCTGGGCGGAGCAGGAGCTCGCCAAGCAGGAGTATCAGGCCGCGAAGCCCACCTGGTTCGACGATCTCATCTCGGGAATCGTGACCTGGTTCTTCGGTCTGTTCACGGAGCGCGGGGCGGGTGGCCTGGCCCCCGTGGCCGTGACGGTGATCGTCATCGTCATCGTCGCCGCGCTGATGGTCGCCCTGCTGGTGTGGGGCCGGCCGCGCGCATCGCAGACCGTGCGCCGTCGTCGTGATCTGCTCGGCGAGCGCGATGACCGCACCGCAGCGCAGCTGAGGGCCGAGGCCGAGCGCCGGGCGCGCGAGCAGGACTGGGACGAAGCCGTCGTGTTGAGGTACCGCGCTCTCGCGCGCGACCTGATGGAACGCGACCTCATCGACCCTGCCCCCGGGGCCACCGCCCAGGGCATCGCCCGCGAGGCATCCACTCCCTTCCCCGCGTTCGGCGAGCACCTGCACAGCGCAGCCACGGCCTTCGACGCGGTCAGGTACCTGCGCACTGCGGCGAGCGAGGCGGACTACCGCACGCTGGCGGCGACGGATGACGATGTGCGTGCCGCCCAGCCGGCGGTCCCGGCCGTCGAGGCGGTGCCGGCATGA
- a CDS encoding DUF4350 domain-containing protein — protein MSIVDAPVSAAVVPDGDSAVPSTAAPHLPGRGRRVLGWVFVIALLLGIGLLSMRFVAASPDLTGTLNPESPGPGGAKALAELVRDQGVDIEVTRSRLSAADALDADATLVLTDPYALTDEAATTLMESADRVVLLTSSARMLRLLDLGEDAPAESGAVDAQCALPEFARVGSIDAERMFMSATGVEGCFREPSGASAVLRADVDGRTITLVEGAHLLANDALAENGNAALGLALLAQQDRVVWYVPTFADSDISSGGGASIADLTPGWISPAILLLLIAAIAAIVWRGRRFGPLVAESLPVTVRAAETMQGRARLTAKAADAPHAAAVIRTGTLTRLAARLALSPRASVPEIADAASDRLRVPRTSLYDLLGGPPPQSDNELIELARRLAELETAVDDAVRTERNRP, from the coding sequence ATGAGCATCGTCGACGCCCCGGTCTCCGCAGCCGTCGTCCCCGACGGCGACTCCGCGGTCCCCTCCACCGCCGCGCCGCACCTGCCGGGCCGCGGCCGACGGGTGCTGGGCTGGGTCTTCGTCATCGCACTGCTGCTGGGAATCGGACTGCTGTCGATGCGCTTCGTCGCCGCCTCTCCCGATCTGACCGGCACGCTGAATCCGGAGAGCCCGGGTCCCGGTGGCGCGAAGGCGCTCGCCGAACTGGTGCGCGATCAGGGCGTGGACATCGAGGTGACGCGCAGCCGTCTCTCCGCGGCCGACGCTCTGGACGCCGATGCCACGCTCGTGCTGACCGATCCCTACGCGCTGACCGATGAGGCCGCCACAACCCTGATGGAGAGCGCCGATCGAGTCGTGCTGCTCACCAGCAGCGCCCGGATGCTGCGGCTCCTCGACCTCGGCGAGGATGCACCGGCCGAGAGCGGAGCCGTCGACGCGCAATGCGCGCTGCCCGAGTTCGCCCGAGTCGGGAGCATCGACGCCGAGCGGATGTTCATGTCCGCCACGGGCGTCGAGGGCTGCTTCCGGGAGCCCTCCGGCGCGTCCGCCGTGTTGCGCGCGGATGTCGACGGCCGCACGATCACTCTCGTCGAAGGCGCGCATCTGCTCGCCAACGACGCTCTTGCCGAGAACGGGAACGCGGCGCTCGGGCTCGCGCTGCTCGCTCAGCAGGACCGCGTGGTCTGGTACGTGCCGACCTTCGCCGACAGCGACATCTCCTCCGGTGGCGGTGCGAGCATCGCGGATCTCACCCCCGGGTGGATCAGCCCCGCCATTCTGCTGCTCCTGATCGCCGCGATCGCCGCGATCGTGTGGCGCGGACGCCGCTTCGGCCCGCTCGTCGCCGAGTCCCTTCCGGTGACCGTACGTGCGGCAGAGACCATGCAGGGCCGCGCACGGCTGACGGCGAAGGCCGCAGATGCCCCGCATGCCGCGGCCGTCATCCGCACGGGCACTCTCACCCGCCTCGCCGCACGCCTCGCCCTCAGCCCGCGCGCATCCGTGCCGGAGATCGCGGATGCGGCATCCGATCGACTCCGGGTGCCACGAACCTCCCTGTACGACCTGCTCGGCGGCCCGCCGCCGCAGAGCGACAACGAGCTGATCGAGCTCGCACGCCGTCTCGCCGAACTGGAGACGGCCGTCGATGACGCCGTCCGCACCGAAAGGAACCGCCCGTGA
- a CDS encoding Fur family transcriptional regulator, whose product MSTTATPERLRAAGLRVTLQRVAVLEALQTRPHASAETVHSLLREHRSSVALPTVHGILGDLTGAGIVRRVSLPDAGSALYEVQQEFDNHHHLQCVDCGRVEDVACAVGSAPCLHPDQDHGMRILEATVTYRAICSDCERKK is encoded by the coding sequence ATGTCCACGACCGCGACTCCTGAGCGCCTCCGCGCGGCAGGACTGCGTGTGACGCTGCAGCGGGTGGCCGTGCTCGAGGCCCTGCAGACCCGGCCGCACGCCTCCGCCGAGACGGTCCATTCGCTGCTGCGCGAGCACCGCAGCAGTGTCGCACTGCCCACCGTGCACGGCATCCTGGGCGACCTGACCGGTGCGGGCATCGTCCGCCGCGTGAGCCTGCCGGATGCCGGCAGCGCCCTCTACGAGGTGCAGCAGGAGTTCGACAACCACCACCACCTGCAGTGCGTGGACTGCGGGCGGGTCGAGGATGTCGCCTGCGCCGTCGGCTCGGCACCCTGTCTGCATCCGGACCAAGACCATGGCATGCGCATCCTCGAAGCCACTGTGACCTACCGAGCCATCTGTTCCGATTGTGAAAGGAAGAAGTGA
- the mtrA gene encoding MtrAB system response regulator MtrA produces MTSRILVVDDDTALAEMIGIVLRTEGFDVLFCADGAQAVEEWRSTRPDLVLLDLMLPGMDGIEICTRIRAESGVPVIMLTARTDTADVVRGLEVGADDYIVKPFNPKELVARIRTRLRPTPQATAEVLRVGDLTIDVDAHEVRRGTAPIALTPLEFQLLVALSSKPQQVFSREMLLEQVWGYHYKADTRLVNVHVQRLRAKVELDPDNPRIVMTVRGVGYRAGSVG; encoded by the coding sequence ATGACCTCTCGAATCCTCGTGGTCGACGACGACACGGCTCTGGCCGAGATGATCGGCATCGTGCTGCGCACGGAGGGATTCGACGTGCTCTTCTGCGCCGATGGCGCACAGGCCGTCGAGGAATGGCGCTCCACGCGCCCCGACCTCGTCCTGCTGGATCTCATGCTTCCGGGCATGGACGGCATCGAGATCTGCACCCGCATCCGCGCCGAATCCGGTGTTCCGGTGATCATGCTCACGGCTCGAACCGACACCGCCGACGTGGTCCGCGGCCTCGAGGTCGGCGCGGACGATTACATCGTCAAGCCCTTCAACCCGAAGGAGCTCGTCGCCCGCATCCGCACCAGGCTTCGCCCCACTCCGCAGGCCACGGCGGAGGTGCTGCGCGTCGGCGACCTGACCATCGACGTCGATGCGCACGAGGTGCGCCGCGGCACCGCGCCGATCGCGCTGACGCCGCTGGAGTTCCAGCTGCTGGTCGCGCTGTCTTCGAAGCCTCAGCAGGTATTCTCGCGGGAGATGCTGCTGGAGCAGGTCTGGGGCTACCACTACAAGGCCGACACCCGTCTGGTCAACGTGCATGTGCAGCGGCTGCGCGCCAAGGTCGAGCTCGACCCGGACAATCCCCGGATCGTCATGACGGTGCGCGGCGTCGGCTACCGTGCCGGGAGCGTCGGCTAG
- a CDS encoding catalase translates to MTDKSFTTTQTGTPVASDAHSLTGGPDGTTALHDRYLVEKLASFNRERVPERNPHAKGGGAFGEFVVTEDVSQYTRAAAFQPGARSETLLRFSSVAGEQGSPDTWRDVRGFSLRFYTTEGNLDIVGNNTPTFFLRDGIKFPDFIHSQKRLTGSALRDADMQWDFWTLSPESAHQVTYVMGDRGLPRSWRHMNGYGSHTYQWVNAAGERFWVQYHFLTQQGVEPMFADEAERIAGQDADYYRRDLYESIDKGEFPAWDVYVQVMPYDEAKDYRFNPFDLTKIWSKKDYPRIKVGTFTLNRNPQNFFAEIEQAAFSPGNQVPGTGISPDKMLMARVFSYPDAQRYRIGTNYNQLPVNQPHAAHTSNYMHEGNMQYHYNTAEHRVYTPNSYGVAGGPQADPQRGVEASWESDGALIRSAATLHSEDDDFGQARTLINDVFTAEERQRFIETLAGQYDALTVPAIQERFFWYWGQVDPKVAEDVRDAVATGAANDEEPVGVGE, encoded by the coding sequence ATGACTGACAAGAGCTTCACGACCACCCAGACCGGCACGCCCGTCGCCAGCGACGCGCACTCGCTGACCGGCGGTCCCGACGGCACCACAGCTCTGCACGACCGCTATCTGGTCGAGAAGCTCGCCTCGTTCAACCGCGAGCGCGTGCCGGAGCGCAACCCGCACGCCAAGGGAGGCGGCGCATTCGGCGAGTTCGTCGTCACCGAGGACGTCTCGCAGTACACCCGCGCGGCCGCCTTCCAGCCCGGCGCCAGGAGCGAGACGCTGCTGCGTTTCTCGTCCGTCGCCGGCGAGCAGGGCTCCCCCGACACGTGGCGTGACGTGCGCGGCTTCTCGCTGCGCTTCTACACGACCGAGGGCAACCTCGACATCGTCGGCAACAACACCCCGACGTTCTTCCTGCGCGACGGCATCAAGTTCCCCGACTTCATCCATTCGCAGAAGCGTCTGACCGGCTCCGCGCTGCGCGACGCCGACATGCAGTGGGACTTCTGGACGCTCTCGCCCGAGTCCGCCCACCAGGTCACCTATGTGATGGGCGACCGCGGCCTGCCGCGCTCGTGGCGCCACATGAACGGGTACGGCTCGCACACCTACCAGTGGGTCAACGCCGCGGGTGAGCGCTTCTGGGTGCAGTACCACTTCCTCACCCAGCAGGGTGTGGAGCCGATGTTCGCCGACGAGGCCGAGCGCATCGCCGGTCAGGATGCCGACTACTACCGTCGCGACCTGTACGAGTCGATCGACAAGGGCGAGTTCCCGGCATGGGACGTCTACGTGCAGGTCATGCCGTACGACGAGGCCAAGGACTACCGCTTCAACCCGTTCGACCTGACCAAGATCTGGTCGAAGAAGGACTACCCGCGGATCAAGGTCGGCACGTTCACGCTGAACCGCAACCCGCAGAACTTCTTCGCCGAGATCGAGCAGGCCGCGTTCTCGCCGGGGAACCAGGTTCCAGGCACGGGCATCTCGCCGGACAAGATGCTCATGGCGCGCGTCTTCTCGTACCCGGACGCCCAGCGCTACCGCATCGGCACGAACTACAACCAGCTGCCGGTCAACCAGCCGCACGCCGCCCACACGAGCAACTACATGCACGAGGGCAACATGCAGTACCACTACAACACCGCCGAGCACCGGGTGTACACGCCCAACTCGTACGGTGTCGCCGGTGGGCCGCAGGCCGACCCGCAGCGCGGTGTCGAGGCGAGCTGGGAGTCGGACGGCGCACTGATCCGCAGCGCTGCCACCCTGCACTCCGAGGACGATGACTTCGGTCAGGCGCGCACACTCATCAACGACGTGTTCACCGCCGAGGAGCGCCAGCGCTTCATCGAGACCCTCGCCGGTCAGTACGATGCGCTGACCGTCCCCGCCATCCAGGAGCGCTTCTTCTGGTACTGGGGCCAGGTGGACCCGAAGGTCGCGGAGGACGTCCGCGATGCGGTCGCCACGGGCGCCGCGAACGACGAGGAGCCGGTGGGCGTCGGCGAGTGA
- the mtrB gene encoding MtrAB system histidine kinase MtrB, whose amino-acid sequence MIATTATRVNAMLWRSPRSWPGALVADWHRSMRFRATAITLAATSLAILIICTIMGLVIRNDLFEARKEESLHNARSAVAQAQNVLDSGVAGDDRATLSTLWREAQGELSRTASSNRIVGLLAESAADGYTPPGFGSLQLTSAQLSNELRTRVQKVPGRQAWQSIALPHGDEGESAGIVVGQLLKIPGVATYDVYIAYDLADADETLLFVQRTLWFAGLTLVALIAAISWLVLRSVSSPIIEAAETSARLASGELGVRLPVHGEDELASLGTSFNAMADSLERQIKELAELSLVQQRFVSDVSHELRTPLTTIRLAAEMLNDQKEEFDPTTARTAELLHTQVQRFETLLADLLEISRYDAGSVQLEIEATSLAQLAEEIIDQMRPLAETHHTELRMVAPGGYSPVDMDPRRVRRVLRNLVGNAIEHGEGRPVVVTVDSNQYAVAVGVRDYGMGMRPADVEHVFDRFWRADPSRKRTIGGTGLGLSIALGDATLHGGTLQVWSELGVGSNFVLTIPRSDDQMDGPSPIPLEPQESVADLGGVTQPIVLRPAASGQGEHS is encoded by the coding sequence GTGATCGCGACTACCGCGACGCGCGTGAATGCGATGCTCTGGCGGTCGCCGCGCAGCTGGCCGGGTGCGCTGGTCGCCGACTGGCACCGGTCCATGCGTTTCCGCGCCACCGCCATCACGCTGGCGGCGACGTCGCTGGCCATTCTCATCATCTGCACCATCATGGGGCTCGTCATCCGCAACGACCTGTTCGAGGCGCGCAAGGAGGAGTCGCTGCACAACGCGCGCTCCGCCGTGGCGCAGGCGCAGAACGTGCTCGACTCCGGAGTGGCAGGCGATGATCGCGCCACCCTGTCCACGCTGTGGCGCGAGGCTCAGGGCGAGCTCAGCCGGACGGCGTCCTCGAACCGCATCGTGGGCCTGCTCGCCGAGAGTGCCGCTGACGGATACACGCCGCCGGGCTTCGGCAGCCTGCAGCTCACCTCCGCACAGCTCAGCAACGAGCTGCGCACCCGGGTGCAGAAGGTCCCGGGACGCCAGGCCTGGCAGTCCATCGCCCTGCCTCATGGCGATGAAGGCGAGTCCGCCGGCATCGTCGTCGGGCAGCTCCTGAAGATCCCCGGCGTCGCCACCTACGACGTGTACATCGCGTACGACCTGGCGGATGCCGATGAGACGCTGCTGTTCGTGCAGCGCACACTCTGGTTCGCAGGTCTCACCCTCGTCGCCCTGATCGCCGCGATCTCCTGGCTCGTGCTGAGATCGGTGTCGTCCCCGATCATCGAAGCCGCCGAGACCAGTGCGCGATTGGCATCCGGCGAACTGGGGGTGCGCCTGCCCGTGCACGGCGAGGACGAGCTGGCGAGCCTGGGAACGTCGTTCAACGCCATGGCGGACAGCCTGGAACGGCAGATCAAGGAGCTCGCCGAGCTCTCGCTGGTGCAGCAGCGCTTCGTGTCCGACGTCTCGCACGAGCTGCGCACGCCGCTGACCACGATCCGGCTGGCGGCCGAGATGCTCAACGATCAGAAGGAAGAGTTCGACCCGACCACGGCTCGCACGGCCGAGCTGCTGCACACCCAGGTGCAGCGCTTCGAGACGCTGCTCGCCGACCTCCTGGAGATCAGCCGCTACGACGCCGGATCCGTGCAGCTCGAGATCGAGGCCACCAGCCTCGCTCAGCTGGCCGAGGAGATCATCGACCAGATGCGCCCGCTCGCCGAGACGCACCACACCGAGCTGCGCATGGTCGCGCCGGGCGGCTACTCGCCGGTGGACATGGACCCGAGGCGCGTGCGGCGCGTGCTGCGCAACCTCGTCGGCAACGCGATCGAGCACGGCGAGGGCCGGCCCGTCGTGGTCACGGTCGACAGCAATCAGTACGCGGTCGCCGTCGGCGTGCGCGACTACGGCATGGGAATGCGTCCCGCGGACGTGGAGCACGTCTTCGACCGGTTCTGGCGCGCCGATCCCTCGCGCAAGCGCACGATCGGGGGCACCGGCCTCGGCCTGTCCATCGCCCTCGGCGATGCGACTCTGCACGGCGGCACGCTGCAGGTCTGGTCGGAGCTGGGGGTGGGCAGCAACTTCGTGCTCACCATTCCCCGTTCCGATGACCAGATGGACGGACCGAGCCCGATCCCGCTCGAGCCGCAGGAGTCCGTCGCCGATCTGGGCGGCGTCACGCAGCCCATCGTGCTGAGGCCCGCGGCATCCGGTCAGGGGGAGCACTCATGA